ACTTTTTTTGAATTATATGCGTATTTTATGATTTACAGCTTTCTGGGATGGGCAATGGAATCAACGTATGTTTCTATCAATGCGAAAAAATGGGTGAATCGCGGCTTTATCAATGGTCCGTTCTGCCCCATTTACGGCACAGGCGCACTGCTGATTCTTCTGGCACTGGAGCCTGTTTCGGATTCGATTTTGCTGCTGTTTCTGGGCGGCTTTGTGATTGCAACCGTTGTGGAATATCTCATCGGGCTGATATTGGAAAAGCTTTTCCATGCCACATGGTGGGATTATTCCCAAAAGCCCTTTAATATCAAGGGGCGCGTCTGCCTGGAGCGTTCCGTGGAGTGGGGCGTTCTGACAGCCTTCGTGATGCGTGTGGTGCAGCCTGTGATTGCAGATTTTGTGGCGGCGATTCCCCGTGCATGGGGCGAATTTGCGGCAACACTGTTGCTTGCATATCTGGCTGTGGATACCACGATTACGGTGCTGCATATCCTGCGGTTCAACGAAAAGCTGGCATCCCTCAGCGAAGCGCACGATGCGCTGCAGAAAAAGCTCGAGGGAACGAGGCTTTATGCTTCCCGACAGGAAATCATTACGCGTTTCGAGAGCATGCCTGCTGCGGAATTTCTGCGTGAATTTAAGGAACGCATGGCAGAGGAAAATGAAAGGCTGGAGCAGCTGCGCGAGGAGGAACGTCTGCGTCGGCAGCTGGTTCAGGAGGAAATCAAGGAAAAACTGGAAGCCCGTATCAATGCTTTGCAGAAGAGCAGCCTTATCGAGCGCCGTTTGATGCGTGCATACCCAGGTATGCATTCCAAGCGGTTTGATGAAGAATTGAAGGCGTGGAAACGGGAGCTTATGGAAAAGAGAAGTAAGAAAAGCAGAAAGGATGTTTCAAAATGAAAAAATCTTTCGCAAAACTGACTGCCTTATGTCTGGCGGCGGCGGTAGCGTTTGGTGCAGCCGGCTGCGGTAAGGAGAAGAAGGAGACACAGCAGGATAAAAATGCTGTGGCAGCGGATGATACAAAGGAAGACAAGAAAACCGAAAAAGCGGCGGATGCCTTGCAGACAGCAGTAATGCTTGCGGATCAGGCACCTGAGCTTCAGGCAGAGGCGGCAATTTTGATTGAGGCATCTTCGGGGACAATTCTGTATGAAAAAAATGCCACCCAGAAGATGTATCCTGCCAGCATGACAAAAATGCTGACCGCTCTGGTGGCGTTGGATTATTTCAAGCCGGAGGATTTAATTGTGGTTGGTTCTGAAATCAATGAGGTTTCTCTGGATTCCAGCAAGGCGGGGCATGAGCTGGGCGAAACGCTGACAGTAGAAAATGCTATCCGCGGTCTGATTATCCCCTCCGGCAATGACTCTGCAAATGTGGTTGCGGCAGCAGTTGCGAAAAAGGCGGAGAATGACGAAAACATGACCTTCGGTAAATGTGAGGTTGTTTTCACAGACCTGATGAATAAAAAGGCGGAGGAACTAGGCGCAACCAACAGCCATTTTGCAAACGCGCATGGCTACCATTCCGATGACCACTACACCTGCGCGCACGACCTTGCGCTGATTGGCAGAGCGTTTATGGAAAATAAAACGCTGGCAGAAATTGCGAAGGAAAAAAGCTATTCCGGCAACGGCGCAGAGGGCTTAGTCAAAGCGGAGGATACTTCCGTAAAAACACAGGATTACAACTGGCGCAGCCATAACCTGCTGATTACGGATGGGGAATATAATTATCCCTATGCCATCGGCATTAAGACAGGCTTCACCGATGAAGCAGGGGACTGCGTGACAGCAG
This genomic stretch from Anaerotignum faecicola harbors:
- a CDS encoding putative ABC transporter permease, which encodes MWSTVWFSFTFFELYAYFMIYSFLGWAMESTYVSINAKKWVNRGFINGPFCPIYGTGALLILLALEPVSDSILLLFLGGFVIATVVEYLIGLILEKLFHATWWDYSQKPFNIKGRVCLERSVEWGVLTAFVMRVVQPVIADFVAAIPRAWGEFAATLLLAYLAVDTTITVLHILRFNEKLASLSEAHDALQKKLEGTRLYASRQEIITRFESMPAAEFLREFKERMAEENERLEQLREEERLRRQLVQEEIKEKLEARINALQKSSLIERRLMRAYPGMHSKRFDEELKAWKRELMEKRSKKSRKDVSK
- a CDS encoding D-alanyl-D-alanine carboxypeptidase family protein, whose amino-acid sequence is MKKSFAKLTALCLAAAVAFGAAGCGKEKKETQQDKNAVAADDTKEDKKTEKAADALQTAVMLADQAPELQAEAAILIEASSGTILYEKNATQKMYPASMTKMLTALVALDYFKPEDLIVVGSEINEVSLDSSKAGHELGETLTVENAIRGLIIPSGNDSANVVAAAVAKKAENDENMTFGKCEVVFTDLMNKKAEELGATNSHFANAHGYHSDDHYTCAHDLALIGRAFMENKTLAEIAKEKSYSGNGAEGLVKAEDTSVKTQDYNWRSHNLLITDGEYNYPYAIGIKTGFTDEAGDCVTAAAEKDGEELIAVIFKSEDPNRWLDAKNLFEYGYNQYEKITVAKAEEAIADAPLTKHKKSEGNTVPVVFRKEVTAILPKDTAKDMKLTVSYNDTYAVTDKEGNVSLKAPIEKGAEIGTATYEVKGKTVLEAPVYAGRDVSKGTIFSAIGDFFKNLFTVKGLLKLVIVIIVIAIIILIIKFINGRRNRRGYSFGSPRRSSGLSFGGGRRRRRGGRRRF